One region of Mesobacillus boroniphilus genomic DNA includes:
- a CDS encoding DUF421 domain-containing protein, producing the protein MNDWTHIIISSVLFAVTLFTITKIGGKKQLAELSFFEYVSGITIGSIAGEVIMGLDGNFFHGVLAIGIFGTFTYLHDLLGIKSKKFRDFFEGKATVIIKDGKVMEDNLKKEKYTIDELNSLLRQKNVFKTADVEFAVLEPKGDLSVLLKKELLPLTAKDINLPVAAEKETYTVIMDGNVLHDQLSSAGKNKGWLDIELANLGVTLDNVFIGQVDSYGKLFIDTYDDQIQVPTPKPRKLLLAMLNKCQADLELFALATESSSTKEMYNKNAKKLKEAINKVQPFLRE; encoded by the coding sequence ATGAACGATTGGACGCACATTATTATATCATCTGTGTTGTTTGCAGTGACATTATTTACAATCACGAAAATTGGCGGAAAGAAGCAATTGGCGGAGCTATCTTTTTTTGAATATGTATCGGGTATTACCATAGGAAGTATTGCTGGTGAAGTAATAATGGGCCTTGATGGAAATTTTTTTCATGGAGTATTGGCCATTGGAATATTCGGGACCTTTACATATTTGCATGACCTCTTAGGAATTAAAAGCAAGAAGTTCCGAGATTTTTTTGAAGGAAAGGCAACAGTAATTATAAAAGATGGAAAAGTGATGGAAGATAACTTAAAAAAGGAAAAATATACAATCGATGAATTGAATTCTTTGTTAAGACAGAAAAATGTTTTCAAAACAGCAGATGTCGAGTTTGCTGTTCTAGAGCCAAAAGGTGATTTGAGTGTATTGCTGAAAAAAGAATTACTCCCTCTAACTGCGAAGGATATAAACTTGCCGGTAGCTGCTGAAAAGGAAACCTATACTGTCATAATGGATGGAAATGTATTGCATGACCAATTATCATCTGCTGGTAAAAACAAAGGATGGCTGGATATTGAACTGGCCAATCTCGGTGTGACGCTTGATAATGTTTTTATAGGCCAAGTAGATTCTTATGGAAAGTTATTTATTGATACATACGATGACCAAATTCAAGTCCCGACACCTAAACCGAGGAAACTATTGTTGGCAATGCTTAATAAATGCCAGGCAGACCTTGAATTGTTCGCTCTAGCGACAGAGTCTTCGAGTACTAAGGAAATGTATAATAAAAACGCTAAAAAATTGAAAGAAGCCATCAATAAAGTGCAGCCATTTTTGAGAGAGTAA
- a CDS encoding DUF1657 domain-containing protein gives MTIASDVNQVLSTIKGIEAQLSSMALNTNIPEASKIFHETMLVVGEIKTDLQNRKTQLEIEEPQYKS, from the coding sequence TTGACAATAGCATCAGACGTTAATCAGGTTCTATCAACAATTAAAGGAATTGAAGCACAGTTATCTTCTATGGCATTGAATACCAATATCCCTGAAGCAAGCAAAATTTTTCATGAAACGATGCTGGTCGTTGGAGAAATTAAAACTGACCTGCAAAATAGGAAAACTCAGCTTGAAATAGAAGAGCCACAATATAAAAGCTAG
- a CDS encoding DUF1657 domain-containing protein has product MTVGAQVKQTIAGLKSAQASLETFALGTDNQQAKQLYQTAAQQTQAVIDSIQPRLQEIEQEEPQYKQ; this is encoded by the coding sequence ATGACAGTAGGGGCGCAAGTAAAACAAACAATCGCTGGTCTAAAAAGTGCTCAGGCAAGTTTGGAAACTTTTGCACTTGGAACTGATAATCAACAAGCTAAGCAACTTTATCAGACAGCTGCTCAACAAACTCAGGCAGTTATAGATAGCATTCAACCACGTTTACAGGAAATTGAACAAGAAGAACCACAATACAAACAGTAA